In the Euphorbia lathyris chromosome 5, ddEupLath1.1, whole genome shotgun sequence genome, one interval contains:
- the LOC136231109 gene encoding mitotic-spindle organizing protein 1A-like: protein MDNEAARTARESLDLAFHMSNILETGLDRHTLSVLIALCDMGLNPEALAAVVKEVQREITSSPPPNPEV from the coding sequence ATGGATAACGAAGCTGCAAGGACTGCTCGAGAATCTCTGGATTTGGCTTTTCACATGTCGAATATTCTTGAAACAGGGCTTGATCGACACACACTCTCTGTGCTTATTGCGCTATGTGACATGGGTCTAAACCCAGAGGCATTAGCGGCTGTTGTGAAAGAAGTGCAAAGAGAAATTACATCCTCTCCTCCACCGAATCCTGAAGTTTAA